GCGGAAGAGGTTTGTTTGTTCGGCGGCGAGGTCTTGCCAGTTCACTCCGTCGCGTTCGGCGCGTTCAAGGAGCGGGTCGTCTACGTCGGTGACGTTCTCGCAATATGTCACTTCGTGGCCTGCGTCCAGGAGTGCTCGGTGTAGGAGGTCGAGCATGACGTAGGTGGCGGCGTGACCCATGTGTGTGGCGTCGTATGGGGTGATTCCGCAGATGTAGAGCCGCGCGGTTGGTGGAGCGTCGACGGGTTTGCGTTCGCCGCTGCTGCTGTCGGTGATAGTCGGCTCGATTCCCGTACCTGTGACGGTGGGGATGTGTGGTGATGCCCAGGTTCGCACTCGCCAAGGGTACCGACTGCGGTGTTGGGTGTTTGTTGGGGTTGGGTCGGGGGTTGTGTCTTTGGTGCCGGTTTTTATATGGGTGGCCAGGGCAGTGCGGGCCATTCTTGGTCGGGGTGGGGGTGGTGTTGTGTGTGTTGTAGTGCGGTGATGCGCTGGTGCAGGGCGGTGATTTCGGTGGGGGTGAGGAGTTCTTTGAGGGTTTTTTCTAGTGTGCTGTGGAGTGCGTGCTGCAGGGTTGTGAGTTTTTCGATGTCGTTTTTGGGTAGGGGTTTGCCGGCCCATCCCCATAGGACTGTTCGTAGTTTGGGTGTTTCGGATAGGCATAGGCCGTTGTCGATGCCCCATATGTGTTCGTGCCAGAGCAGGATGTGGCTGCCTTTGCGGTCGGCGTTGTTGAGTACTGCATCCAACGTGGCCAGGGAACGTAGTTGGGGGTGGTCGGCGGTGGCCAGGGTGGTGGGGGTGCCGTTGTGGTCGGTGCCGTGGGCGATGGGGACCCAGTCTGGGGGTAGGTCTGTTGGGGGTAGGAGGTTGATGAGTGGGGTGGATGTGGGTCGGTGGTGTAGGTGGCCGGTTTTTTCTGGGGTGGGGCCGATCCATTCTTGTACTGAGCCTGGCCCGAGGGGGCCCTCACGCAGCACGGTGGTGGGGATGAGGTCCCATCCTCCGGCAGCGGAGATGAGGTAGGCCGCGGTTTCGCGGGCTGCGAGTGTTCCGTGGGGGAAGTCCCATAGGGGTGTTTCGCCGCTGATGGGTTTGTAGACGATGGGGTGTCCTGCTGTGTGTGCCAGGTATACGGCGTTGGATGCTTCGGTGAGGCGCCCGATGAGGGTGATGTCGTCGGTGTGAAGTTGTTCGGGGGTGAGGGGTTGGGGTGTCATGCCTAGTTAGCGTTTGAATCCGTTTGCGCGGGGGCACATGTGGCCTTGGGGGTTGAGGGGTTCGCCGCAGAAGGGGCAGGTTGGCCGTCCGGCTGCAACGACGTTGTGGGCGCGGTGGGCGAAGGCTCGGGCGGTAGCGGCGGAGATGACTATGCGCAGGACGAGTTGGGTTGGGTCCTCGTCGGGGTCGGGTTCTTGGTGTAGGTGTGTTAGGGCTTGTGGAGGACCGTATGTTTCGTCGAGGGCGTGGCATTCGATGATGATGCGGTCGCGTTCTGCGTCCCATGCCAGGGCGAGGGCGGCGACGGTGAAGTCCTCGGCTAGTGGCATATCTAGGGGGGCGTTATCGATGAGTAGCTCTGCAGCGTCGTCGAATTCGTCACCAACGACGGTGTCGAGTAGATCGTCGATGCGTTGAGCGAGTGCTGACACTTGGGCTTTTTCGATGGTGACGGTTGTGATGCGTCGTCCTTGGGTGGCTTGCAGGAAGAATTGACGCGCGCCGGGTTGACCTACGGTTCCTACGGTGAACCTTTCCGGGGGGTCGTACTCGATAACCGCCATGTCGATCACCCTAGTCTCATTGGGGATTCATAGCGGTTACGACGGGCTTATCGATGCAGGTTGTGATGTTTTTGTTGGCGGGTTGGGGTTTGTCATGCTCCCCCGCCGATGGCGCCGTCGCCGGTGGGTACGTGGGTGGCAGCGGTGTGGATGCGGCGCAGAGTTTCAGCAACGCCGGAGGGTGGAATGTTGATGGCGTGTAGGAGTGGTTTGGAGTCGGTGTATTGCACGAGTGAGGTTGAGGCTGGGGTGACGTGCAGGCGTTGGAAGGTGTCGAGGTGGGCTCCGGCGGCGTCGGCCAGGACTGCTTTTATTGGGTCGCCGTGACTGATCACAACGGTGATGCTTTCGGGGCCGTTGGTGGTGTGGTTGGTGTGGTCGATGCGGCGTACTGCTGCGATGACGCGGGCGGACATGTGCGCTAGCCCTTCTCCTGCGAAGGTCTCGCTATGGGGAAAGGTCACTGCGCTTGGTTGTTGCTGTATTTGCTGCCATAGGGGCAGTTTGGTCAGTTCGTTGATGGGTTTGCCTGTCCATTGCCCGTAGCGGCATTCGCCGAGTTGTTCGTCGGTGTCGATTGCTAGGTGGGGCCAGGCTGTGGTGGCGATGATTTTGGCGGTCTGTTGGCAGCGTTGCAGGGGGCTGGCGACTATCTGGGTTACGGGGGTGCTGGTGAGGGCTTGGCCGAGTGCTGTTGCTGCGGTTTCACCCTCATGGTCCAGTCGTATATCTGGGGTCCATCCGGCGAGTATGCCGTTGGCGTTTGCGGTGGTGCGTCCGTGGCGGATGAGCAGCACGTATCCCATTTGTTGATGGTACGGAAAACGCCCGCCTTGGCACGAGGGTGCGGGCGGGCGTTTTCTGTTGGTTACGGGCGATGTTTAGTCGTCTTCGTCGTCGTCCGTGTCGTCGTCCTCATCGGAGTCCTCGTCGTAGTCTTCGTCGTCGAGGCCGAGGTATTGGGCGCGGAAGTCTTGTTCGTCGAGGTCGTCGTCGAGGCTGTCTTCGTCGTCCTCGTCAGAGTCCTCGTCGTCATCGTCGTCGTAGTCGTCATCCTCCTCGTCTCTGAACACCACGAGGGGTGTGACCTCGCCGAACGCTTCTTCGAGTGCTTCTTCGTAGCGTTCGAAGGCGCTCTCCAGTGCGTCGTAGGCAGCGCGCACTGTGTGGTCGTTGTCTCCGTGGCTGGAGGCAGCAGCTTCGAGGTGTCGTTCCAGCGCTGCTACGAGGGCGTCGAGCGCTACGCGGGGGTTGACGGTCATGCATCGAAAGTACCTCTTTCGTGGGTGCTCCACAGTCCATTGCGCAGCGTGATCCCTGGCATGAATCCCCGCGGGGGCTGGAGAGATACATTGAGAAGCTTTCTTCTCAGGCGGCGGTGCAGCGCGGGTGTCTTGAGGCTTCGGGATGGGTGCGGTGCTCTTGCGGGAGCTGGCGGGCAGTTTTCGCACTGCTGCGGCGGCGTGCTAGTGTTCCATCCCGTTGCGAGAGGCGCTCACTGGAACTGGCTGGTCATACTGGCTCAGGGACAAAGAGCGTTGAACGCAGCGGTGAGAATCTCGATTCGACGGAACGCGAGAGTTTCACGTAGGATAAACGCAGTTCACCTGTCCGGGTGGCGGAATGGCAGACGCGCTAGCTTGAGGTGCTAGTGTCCTTTATCGGACGTGGGGGTTCAAGTCCCCCTCCGGACACTCTGGTTTCTTAGCGAAACCTAATATCTTTTAGAAAAGGCTGGCATCCGAAATGGATGCCAGCCTTTTCTTTGTATGTTGTGGAATTCGGCTTTTGTGAGGCCGTAGCTATGAACTGCGCAGCCTCAGCGATTCGGCTGTGCGCTTTATCTCCCTGCGGGGCAAAAGCTTTCAACTGCTTTTTTCTTGACTATTTCCCTCACCATGAAGTTTCTCCGCCTTGGTAGATGCCTCAAAGACTGGAGTTTTAGCGTGCTTCACCTTTCTGGTCCTGTAGTTCGCTTTGGCAAGGCAGGAACGGATCGAAACGTACTTGATGGTGTTTCGGTGACTTTCGCTCCTGGGACCAGCACCGCGATCATGGGAGCTTCTGGGTCAGGGAAGTCAACGCTGCTCAATTGTGCGGCCGGTCTCCTTGCCCCTACTTCTGGGCGGGTACTGCTGGATGAGTTAGATCTAGGAAGTAGTGACCGGGCCACGAAAGATCGGGTGCGGCGCGAAAACTTCGGCTACATCTACCAGGAGTACAACCTGATAGATGCCCTGTCGGTCATTCAAAACGTGCAGCTACCAACATTCTTCACACAAGGGAAGCTGACTGAACAGGAGGCGCTGGCGTCGTTAGAGTCGGTGGGAATGCAAGAGTTCTCTCGGCGGATGCCTGCCTCTTTATCTGGTGGGCAACGCCAGCGCGTAGCGATCGCTCGCGCCCTAGCAGTCCCCCGGCGCGTTGTCTTCGCCGATGAGCCCACCGGGGCCCTAGACAGTCGCACCAGCCGGGACGTAGTGCACGAGTTGACCAAATTGACACAACTGGGCACAGCGTTGGTGTTGGTAACTCACGATGCCGTGGTTGCCGCGGCCATGGATCGAATCCTCATCTTGCAGGATGGCCACATAGTTAGAGACCTTCCCGGAGGCGACCCGTTCGCCGCTTCCCAAGCGTTCACCGAGATCACGGCCGCAGCATGAGGGGCATTGCAGGGGTATCAAAAGTTTCGCTCCGACTATTAGGTTTCCACCGCCGTACCTACATGGGTTGGCGCTGGTTGTTCTGGTGGTCACAGCCATGGCTGGG
This region of Dermatophilus congolensis genomic DNA includes:
- a CDS encoding ABC transporter ATP-binding protein — its product is MTFAPGTSTAIMGASGSGKSTLLNCAAGLLAPTSGRVLLDELDLGSSDRATKDRVRRENFGYIYQEYNLIDALSVIQNVQLPTFFTQGKLTEQEALASLESVGMQEFSRRMPASLSGGQRQRVAIARALAVPRRVVFADEPTGALDSRTSRDVVHELTKLTQLGTALVLVTHDAVVAAAMDRILILQDGHIVRDLPGGDPFAASQAFTEITAAA
- a CDS encoding MSMEG_4193 family putative phosphomutase, encoding MGYVLLIRHGRTTANANGILAGWTPDIRLDHEGETAATALGQALTSTPVTQIVASPLQRCQQTAKIIATTAWPHLAIDTDEQLGECRYGQWTGKPINELTKLPLWQQIQQQPSAVTFPHSETFAGEGLAHMSARVIAAVRRIDHTNHTTNGPESITVVISHGDPIKAVLADAAGAHLDTFQRLHVTPASTSLVQYTDSKPLLHAINIPPSGVAETLRRIHTAATHVPTGDGAIGGGA
- a CDS encoding DUF3090 domain-containing protein — protein: MAVIEYDPPERFTVGTVGQPGARQFFLQATQGRRITTVTIEKAQVSALAQRIDDLLDTVVGDEFDDAAELLIDNAPLDMPLAEDFTVAALALAWDAERDRIIIECHALDETYGPPQALTHLHQEPDPDEDPTQLVLRIVISAATARAFAHRAHNVVAAGRPTCPFCGEPLNPQGHMCPRANGFKR
- a CDS encoding SCO1664 family protein, which produces MTPQPLTPEQLHTDDITLIGRLTEASNAVYLAHTAGHPIVYKPISGETPLWDFPHGTLAARETAAYLISAAGGWDLIPTTVLREGPLGPGSVQEWIGPTPEKTGHLHHRPTSTPLINLLPPTDLPPDWVPIAHGTDHNGTPTTLATADHPQLRSLATLDAVLNNADRKGSHILLWHEHIWGIDNGLCLSETPKLRTVLWGWAGKPLPKNDIEKLTTLQHALHSTLEKTLKELLTPTEITALHQRITALQHTQHHPHPDQEWPALPWPPI